A genomic region of Polyangium spumosum contains the following coding sequences:
- the hisIE gene encoding bifunctional phosphoribosyl-AMP cyclohydrolase/phosphoribosyl-ATP diphosphatase HisIE, producing the protein MELAWGEAGLIPAIVQDRLTGQVRMLAYMNRAALERTIETGRATFFSRSRGALWEKGETSGNTLAVAAIVADCDADALLVLVDPKGPTCHTGKPACFFRRVGEGGGAAETGVDAAAFLEVLEREIEARRTSSAERSYTRSLLDGGPAKIGAKIREEADELVRAIEGEDDGRVASEAADLVYHVLVGLASRGVAMREVVQVLAARAGTSGHEEKAKRSEPR; encoded by the coding sequence GTGGAGCTCGCCTGGGGCGAGGCGGGGCTGATCCCCGCGATCGTGCAGGACAGGCTCACGGGGCAGGTGCGCATGCTCGCGTACATGAACCGCGCAGCCCTCGAACGGACGATCGAGACCGGGCGAGCGACGTTCTTCAGCCGATCCCGCGGCGCGCTCTGGGAGAAGGGCGAGACGAGCGGAAACACGCTCGCCGTCGCGGCGATCGTCGCGGACTGCGACGCCGACGCGCTGCTCGTGCTCGTCGATCCAAAAGGGCCGACGTGCCACACGGGCAAACCCGCGTGTTTCTTCCGCCGCGTGGGCGAGGGCGGGGGCGCCGCGGAGACCGGCGTGGACGCCGCGGCGTTCCTCGAGGTGCTCGAGCGCGAGATCGAGGCGCGGCGCACGTCGAGCGCGGAGAGGAGTTACACGCGCTCGCTGCTCGACGGAGGGCCGGCGAAGATCGGCGCGAAGATCCGCGAGGAAGCGGACGAGCTCGTCCGCGCGATCGAGGGCGAGGACGACGGGCGCGTGGCGAGCGAGGCCGCGGATCTCGTGTACCACGTGCTCGTGGGGCTCGCGTCGCGAGGCGTCGCGATGCGCGAGGTCGTGCAGGTGCTCGCGGCGCGCGCGGGCACGAGCGGGCACGAGGAAAAAGCGAAACGATCCGAGCCTCGCTGA
- a CDS encoding BamA/TamA family outer membrane protein — MSARSLVFIAALVITAATPSLAVAADPPASATAAPEAPQRARLRYTLEGIELRGNVRTAGRVVLRYVKFRAGDLLDVDDPELELTRYRLLGTGFFAQVDLSLRKGSRRGAAVLIIEVVERNTLVVQNLWAGVAADEDTAGNARPLSAFLGVQVAETNLAGTGITLGAGVALAADQYALRTSFVDPSFVGTGWSAALTVLYNDARDFFGNREVLFEAPQIAQREVTDYAVVAYRRFGATVGTGHDLGVSSSFAFDYHLEQIDATVPVAASHMRGLSREPIDFSIQPGRSVLSTVRGTLTYDTRDAPFLTARGTLAQASVTVGLPGSDYSFQKFEATLRRWWRLPWRHVVRFDVYAGAIAGDAPFFEQFYVGDFTDLLPDRLLALAPDRRQPPNLLGTDIIEVRYGDLAAKIEGEYRIPLYTGRESVYGVDLFASAGLYAVATHREITNPPTGYEGWSRLPVDVTGNLGLRLDTKLGGVSLAFSNVLGLVAARNGERK; from the coding sequence GTGAGCGCGCGTTCGCTCGTCTTCATCGCTGCGCTCGTGATCACGGCGGCGACGCCCTCGCTCGCCGTGGCGGCCGATCCTCCCGCGAGCGCGACGGCTGCTCCCGAGGCGCCGCAGCGGGCGCGCCTCCGGTACACGCTCGAAGGGATCGAGCTGCGCGGCAACGTCCGCACCGCGGGGCGCGTCGTGCTGCGCTACGTGAAGTTCCGCGCGGGGGATCTGCTCGACGTGGACGACCCGGAGCTCGAGCTCACGCGCTACCGGCTGCTCGGGACGGGGTTTTTCGCGCAGGTGGATCTCAGCCTGCGCAAGGGATCGCGGCGCGGGGCGGCCGTGCTCATCATCGAGGTCGTCGAGCGCAACACGCTCGTCGTGCAGAACCTGTGGGCCGGCGTCGCCGCGGACGAGGACACGGCCGGCAACGCCCGCCCGCTCTCGGCCTTCCTCGGCGTGCAGGTGGCCGAGACGAACCTCGCGGGCACGGGCATCACCCTCGGCGCGGGCGTCGCGCTCGCCGCCGATCAGTACGCGTTGCGCACGAGCTTCGTGGATCCCTCGTTCGTCGGGACGGGCTGGTCGGCCGCGCTCACCGTGCTCTACAACGACGCGCGCGACTTCTTCGGCAACCGCGAGGTCCTCTTCGAAGCGCCGCAGATCGCGCAACGCGAGGTGACGGACTACGCCGTCGTGGCCTATCGCCGCTTCGGCGCCACGGTCGGGACGGGCCACGATCTCGGCGTCTCCTCGTCCTTCGCGTTCGACTACCACCTCGAGCAGATCGACGCGACCGTGCCCGTCGCGGCCTCGCACATGCGCGGCCTCTCGCGCGAGCCGATCGACTTTTCGATCCAGCCGGGCCGCAGCGTGCTCTCCACGGTGCGCGGCACGCTCACGTACGACACGCGCGACGCGCCGTTCCTGACCGCGCGTGGCACGCTCGCGCAGGCCTCCGTGACGGTGGGGCTGCCGGGCAGTGATTACAGCTTCCAGAAGTTCGAGGCGACGCTCCGGCGCTGGTGGCGGCTGCCGTGGCGGCACGTCGTGCGCTTCGACGTGTACGCCGGCGCGATCGCGGGCGACGCGCCCTTCTTCGAGCAGTTCTACGTCGGAGATTTCACCGACCTCTTGCCCGATCGCCTGCTCGCGCTGGCGCCCGATCGCAGGCAGCCGCCGAACCTGCTCGGCACGGACATCATCGAGGTCCGTTACGGCGATCTCGCCGCGAAGATCGAGGGCGAGTACCGCATCCCGCTCTACACGGGGCGCGAGTCGGTCTACGGCGTGGACCTCTTCGCCTCGGCGGGCCTCTACGCGGTGGCCACGCATCGCGAGATCACGAACCCGCCGACGGGTTACGAGGGCTGGTCGCGCCTGCCCGTCGACGTCACGGGCAACCTCGGCTTGCGCCTCGACACGAAGCTCGGCGGCGTCTCGCTCGCGTTCTCGAACGTGCTCGGGCTCGTGGCCGCGCGCAACGGGGAACGCAAATGA
- a CDS encoding sigma-70 family RNA polymerase sigma factor yields the protein MSVTMPAAIADTPERIPGAAFRAAAALHLQRSPSLSREALARELRERLAGRGIRYHLRTLKRQLSGSVATVPPEVERALREVIADAGGEDAVTAIEQALAEAGLSGASAATTPTYIACERMLPLAQLWLYLHPERSKRALAFRLREELEQIGIRLNVDSLQSILAGKQRLVRREIQDALFSLLCHDGVTSPADAEARIESMSREIRGAQEGRAFENARRIHELAKAWKIERKEPSSRRLAILLKQRLAERGIVIGLPHVQKLVDGRARRVRRSMSSAIESILRADTATSASQDLETKAPPPAGAELDLAWVKAAPIAELARKYVVTHPGMTMRKLAIQISREVEALGYTTSPNTIQPILGGHKKRTRGFIYRALLHLDGAPATRVPNEHVFGAAARDERAAEPPPSSDPPADSEVRPRSGLAPKAPRPDSALQRPRSESSLSASAQSPFGAYRAAIQRYQVLDREAELELAWRYRREGDHAAGNALVESHLQFVVKVASQYRGYGMQLADLVEEGNLGLLEAVRRFEPSRNLRFKTYAIYWIRAYIVDHLLREWSIVGGGTGALVSRTFFRLRRERAKLEMQLGEGDASIDALLATRFQTTEDSIRSMSQRVGARDASLDAQSHADGGPTLLETLRDPSSDPEHLTASAERDAFVRGVVGRVWKALDPRERLIVEERLLSEDDEVSLADLGRRLGVSRERVRQLEARTKSKLRSAFEAVVRGGDEAAEAPHRMEREPEIAALCA from the coding sequence ATGAGCGTGACGATGCCGGCGGCGATTGCAGACACGCCCGAGCGGATCCCGGGCGCCGCGTTCCGAGCTGCGGCGGCCCTGCACCTGCAGCGGAGCCCGAGCCTGTCGCGAGAGGCCCTCGCGCGTGAGCTGCGCGAGCGGCTCGCCGGGCGCGGGATCCGCTACCACCTGCGCACGCTGAAGCGGCAGCTCTCGGGCTCCGTGGCGACGGTGCCGCCCGAGGTGGAGCGCGCGCTGCGCGAGGTGATCGCGGACGCCGGCGGCGAGGACGCCGTCACCGCGATCGAGCAGGCCCTCGCCGAGGCCGGGCTCTCCGGCGCGTCCGCGGCGACGACGCCGACGTACATCGCCTGCGAGCGGATGTTGCCCCTCGCGCAGCTCTGGCTCTACCTGCACCCCGAGCGATCGAAGCGCGCGCTCGCCTTCCGCCTGCGCGAGGAGCTCGAGCAGATCGGGATCCGCCTCAACGTCGATTCGCTGCAGAGCATCCTCGCCGGCAAGCAGCGCCTCGTCCGGCGCGAGATCCAGGACGCGCTCTTCTCGCTGCTCTGCCACGACGGGGTGACGTCGCCGGCCGACGCCGAGGCGCGGATCGAGAGCATGTCGCGCGAGATCCGCGGCGCGCAGGAGGGCCGCGCCTTCGAGAACGCGCGCCGGATCCACGAGCTCGCGAAGGCCTGGAAGATCGAGCGCAAGGAGCCGTCGTCACGCAGGCTCGCGATCCTGCTGAAGCAGAGGCTCGCCGAGCGAGGCATCGTGATCGGGCTGCCGCACGTCCAGAAGCTCGTCGACGGCCGCGCGCGTCGCGTGAGGCGCTCGATGTCGAGCGCGATCGAGTCGATCCTGCGCGCAGACACGGCGACGAGCGCGTCCCAGGACCTCGAGACGAAGGCCCCGCCGCCGGCCGGCGCCGAGCTCGATCTCGCGTGGGTCAAGGCCGCGCCCATCGCGGAGCTCGCCCGCAAATACGTGGTCACGCACCCGGGCATGACCATGCGCAAGCTCGCGATCCAGATCTCGCGCGAGGTCGAGGCGCTCGGCTACACGACGAGCCCGAACACGATCCAGCCGATCCTCGGTGGTCACAAGAAGCGGACGCGCGGCTTTATTTACCGCGCCCTCTTGCACCTCGACGGCGCCCCGGCGACACGCGTGCCGAACGAGCACGTCTTCGGAGCAGCGGCGCGCGACGAACGCGCAGCCGAGCCGCCACCCTCGTCGGATCCACCTGCGGACTCCGAGGTGCGCCCAAGGAGCGGCCTCGCCCCAAAAGCACCGCGCCCTGATTCGGCGCTGCAGAGGCCGCGGTCCGAGAGCTCGCTCTCGGCCTCGGCGCAGTCGCCGTTCGGGGCATATCGCGCGGCCATTCAGCGGTATCAGGTGCTCGATCGCGAGGCCGAGCTCGAGCTCGCCTGGCGTTATCGGCGCGAGGGAGATCATGCGGCAGGGAACGCGCTCGTGGAGAGCCACCTGCAGTTCGTGGTGAAGGTGGCCTCGCAGTACCGGGGCTACGGGATGCAGCTCGCGGACCTCGTGGAGGAGGGCAACCTCGGCCTCCTGGAGGCGGTGCGGCGCTTCGAGCCGTCGCGCAACCTGCGCTTCAAGACGTACGCGATCTACTGGATCCGCGCCTATATCGTGGACCACCTGCTCCGCGAGTGGAGCATCGTCGGCGGCGGGACGGGGGCGCTCGTGTCGAGGACGTTCTTCCGGCTGCGGCGCGAGCGGGCGAAGCTCGAGATGCAGCTCGGCGAGGGCGACGCGTCGATCGACGCGCTGCTCGCGACCCGGTTCCAGACGACGGAGGACTCGATCCGCTCGATGTCGCAGAGGGTCGGGGCGCGCGACGCGTCGCTCGACGCGCAGTCGCACGCGGATGGAGGGCCCACGCTGCTGGAGACGCTCCGGGATCCGTCGTCGGATCCGGAGCACCTCACGGCGAGCGCGGAGCGCGACGCGTTCGTGCGCGGCGTGGTGGGCCGGGTGTGGAAGGCGCTCGATCCACGAGAGCGGCTGATCGTGGAGGAGCGGCTGCTCTCCGAGGACGACGAGGTGAGCCTCGCGGATCTCGGCCGCCGCCTCGGCGTCTCACGCGAGCGCGTGCGCCAGCTCGAGGCCCGCACGAAGTCGAAGCTGCGCAGCGCGTTCGAGGCCGTCGTGCGGGGAGGCGACGAGGCCGCCGAAGCGCCCCACAGGATGGAACGAGAGCCCGAGATCGCGGCGCTCTGCGCCTGA
- a CDS encoding precorrin-2 dehydrogenase/sirohydrochlorin ferrochelatase family protein has protein sequence MRYLPVEVDVQGREALVVGASVEVVSKVERLLEAGARVVVVASGEVDPAITRLAAEGRVTLERREASAADIDGKVIVYVATTEDGRAAPFHARGLVEGRLVCTLDRPELSTFVNPAVVRAAGLTMTFATGGTSPGALRRIREDLEALFADPRFARFLEALAGLRERLPRGERAARMAEAVKGFAVEARLRFPEWIDRGEEP, from the coding sequence GTGCGGTACTTGCCGGTGGAAGTGGATGTTCAGGGGCGCGAGGCGCTCGTCGTCGGCGCGAGCGTCGAGGTCGTGTCCAAGGTCGAGCGGCTGCTCGAGGCGGGGGCGCGGGTCGTGGTCGTCGCGTCGGGGGAGGTCGATCCGGCGATCACGCGGCTCGCGGCCGAGGGGCGGGTCACGCTCGAGCGGCGCGAGGCCTCCGCGGCCGACATCGACGGCAAGGTGATCGTGTACGTGGCGACCACGGAGGACGGCCGCGCCGCGCCGTTTCACGCCCGCGGGCTCGTGGAGGGGCGGCTCGTGTGCACGCTCGACAGGCCCGAGCTGTCGACGTTCGTGAACCCGGCGGTCGTGCGCGCCGCGGGCCTCACGATGACGTTCGCGACCGGCGGCACGAGCCCGGGGGCGCTGCGGCGCATCCGCGAGGACCTCGAAGCGCTCTTCGCGGATCCGAGGTTCGCGCGGTTCCTCGAGGCCCTCGCGGGCCTGCGGGAGCGGCTCCCCCGAGGCGAACGCGCGGCGCGGATGGCCGAGGCCGTGAAGGGGTTTGCCGTGGAAGCGAGGCTTCGTTTTCCCGAATGGATCGATCGGGGCGAGGAGCCCTGA
- a CDS encoding PEGA domain-containing protein, with product MLTSLLALTASPAAFAQAKAPAAAPAAPAKDAKAAAAAPAKDAKAAAAPAKDAKPAKPLTEKQKRDLATKLMKDGDAAFEKGEYQAAYDAYKGADDTLPGLNAKFKAAVALEKLNKVQEAVAAYQGFIAAIDEQTADKKKKFDPKKWEDRVNEAKGRIEALQKTPATVKFATTPETAQGLMVAVDGKEPVPAGEMKLDPGKHTLVYSAKGFITSQPQEVDVAFGETKELPAPALEAEPPPPPPPPPPPPPPPPPPEPAVPPPPPKSYVPAYVTLGLAGVGAVVGTIFGVSALSAKSDFESDPTVDNADRTDRNALIADMSFAVALTFGVTGAVLLFGGDDKPAQQTATTKLYKPIVAPFVGPTGGGGVVSFKF from the coding sequence GTGCTCACGAGTCTGTTGGCGCTCACGGCGTCTCCGGCGGCGTTCGCGCAGGCCAAGGCTCCTGCCGCCGCGCCCGCAGCGCCCGCGAAAGACGCGAAGGCCGCCGCCGCCGCTCCCGCGAAGGACGCGAAGGCCGCCGCCGCTCCCGCGAAGGACGCGAAGCCAGCGAAGCCTCTGACCGAGAAGCAGAAGAGGGACCTCGCCACGAAGCTCATGAAGGACGGCGACGCCGCCTTCGAGAAGGGCGAGTACCAGGCCGCGTACGACGCGTACAAGGGCGCGGACGACACGCTGCCGGGCCTCAACGCGAAGTTCAAGGCCGCGGTCGCGCTCGAGAAGCTCAACAAGGTGCAGGAGGCCGTCGCGGCCTACCAGGGCTTCATCGCGGCGATCGACGAGCAGACCGCCGACAAGAAGAAGAAGTTCGATCCCAAGAAGTGGGAGGACCGCGTCAACGAGGCGAAGGGCCGGATCGAGGCGCTGCAGAAGACGCCCGCGACGGTCAAGTTCGCCACGACGCCGGAGACGGCGCAGGGCCTCATGGTCGCGGTCGATGGCAAGGAGCCCGTGCCCGCCGGCGAGATGAAGCTCGATCCGGGCAAGCACACGCTCGTGTACTCGGCCAAGGGCTTCATCACGTCGCAGCCGCAAGAGGTCGACGTCGCCTTCGGTGAGACGAAGGAGCTCCCGGCGCCGGCGCTCGAAGCCGAGCCGCCGCCTCCGCCGCCTCCGCCGCCTCCGCCGCCTCCGCCGCCTCCGCCGCCCGAGCCGGCCGTCCCGCCGCCGCCGCCGAAGTCGTACGTCCCGGCGTACGTGACGCTCGGCCTCGCGGGCGTGGGCGCGGTCGTCGGCACGATCTTCGGCGTCTCGGCGCTCAGCGCGAAGAGCGACTTCGAATCGGACCCGACGGTCGACAACGCCGACAGGACCGATCGCAACGCGCTCATCGCGGACATGTCGTTCGCCGTGGCCCTCACGTTCGGCGTGACGGGCGCGGTGCTGCTCTTCGGCGGCGACGACAAGCCCGCGCAGCAGACGGCCACGACGAAGCTCTACAAGCCGATCGTCGCGCCCTTCGTGGGCCCGACGGGCGGCGGCGGCGTCGTGTCGTTCAAGTTCTGA
- the hflX gene encoding GTPase HflX — protein sequence MQQIYGNTTGLSPHAVRLLERIYRRRVPLEHVATPELVKSLAEASHETGRQVGALVHRSGVIDYVIVGDATKLMLPDIGRLRAAEGRFRALRLVHTHLYNEQLTRDDIVDLVRLRLDLVAAIQLSPEGEAKTMDLAYNTPPSPVAEGEDPRNGLPYRRVDPLPIGRIDLNFGELISALEDEFARRSRIVTHAKDGRAILVHVAEKSKQGAYAEAEDSLRELAELSRTAGALVVDSVVQLREKIDPRLVVGKGKLDDIVLRAAELDATTLVFDRNLTPSQASAIAKHSDLKVIDRTQLILDIFAQRAESADGKLQVELAQLKYALPRLAMKDDSLSRLTGGIGGRGPGETKLEIGRRRAKERVSFLEAQLKKLSRQREQRRRKRARKDVPIVSIVGYTNAGKSTLLNTLTGSDTIAENKLFATLDTRSRRIRFPEEREVILTDTVGFIRELPKDLFAAFRATFEEAADADLILHVVDASDPAYDQHIATTEELLGELGLSSIPRILVFNKVDLVEKGEAKRLLFGHKGAVLVSATSRETTRALLATIADRLKDRWEQARTVPAYDVEEDAASEEAPGNEAAEGESAEPEATSLTTLAELTSGKRYRRTTLRV from the coding sequence ATGCAACAGATCTACGGAAACACCACGGGCCTGAGCCCGCACGCGGTTCGATTGCTCGAGCGTATCTACCGGCGCAGGGTGCCCCTCGAGCACGTCGCCACGCCGGAGCTCGTCAAATCCCTCGCCGAGGCCTCGCACGAGACGGGCCGTCAGGTCGGCGCGCTCGTGCATCGATCGGGCGTCATCGACTACGTCATCGTCGGTGACGCGACGAAGCTCATGCTCCCCGACATCGGCCGCCTGCGCGCCGCCGAGGGGCGCTTCCGCGCGCTCCGCCTCGTCCACACGCACCTCTACAACGAGCAGCTCACGCGCGACGACATCGTCGACCTCGTGCGCCTGCGCCTCGACCTCGTGGCCGCGATCCAGCTCTCGCCCGAGGGCGAGGCGAAGACGATGGATCTCGCGTACAACACGCCGCCGTCGCCGGTCGCGGAGGGCGAAGATCCTCGAAATGGTTTGCCCTATCGGCGCGTGGATCCGCTGCCGATCGGCCGCATCGATCTCAACTTCGGCGAGCTCATCAGCGCGCTCGAGGACGAGTTCGCCCGCCGGTCGCGCATCGTCACGCACGCGAAGGACGGCCGCGCGATCCTCGTGCACGTGGCGGAGAAGTCGAAACAAGGCGCCTACGCGGAGGCCGAGGACAGCCTGCGCGAGCTCGCCGAGCTCTCGCGCACCGCGGGCGCCCTGGTCGTCGACTCGGTCGTGCAGCTCCGCGAGAAGATCGATCCGCGCCTCGTCGTGGGCAAGGGCAAGCTCGACGACATCGTCTTGCGCGCGGCCGAGCTCGACGCGACGACGCTCGTCTTCGATCGCAACCTCACGCCCTCGCAGGCCTCGGCGATCGCCAAGCACTCGGACCTCAAGGTCATCGATCGGACGCAGCTCATCCTCGACATCTTCGCGCAACGCGCCGAGTCCGCCGACGGCAAGCTCCAGGTCGAGCTCGCGCAGCTCAAGTACGCGTTGCCGCGCCTCGCGATGAAGGACGACTCGCTCTCGCGCCTCACGGGCGGCATCGGCGGGCGCGGCCCCGGCGAGACGAAGCTCGAGATCGGCCGCCGCCGCGCCAAGGAGCGCGTCTCCTTCCTCGAAGCGCAGCTCAAGAAGCTCTCGCGCCAGCGCGAGCAGCGGCGCCGCAAGCGCGCCCGCAAGGACGTGCCGATCGTGAGCATCGTCGGCTACACGAACGCGGGCAAGAGCACGCTGCTCAACACGCTCACGGGCTCGGACACGATCGCGGAGAACAAGCTCTTCGCCACGCTCGACACGCGCTCGCGCCGCATCCGCTTCCCGGAGGAGCGCGAGGTGATCCTCACGGACACCGTGGGCTTCATCCGCGAGCTGCCGAAGGACCTCTTCGCCGCGTTCCGCGCGACGTTCGAGGAGGCGGCCGACGCGGACCTGATCCTGCACGTCGTCGACGCGAGCGACCCGGCGTACGACCAGCACATCGCGACGACCGAGGAGCTGCTCGGCGAGCTCGGGCTCTCGTCGATCCCGCGGATCCTGGTCTTCAACAAGGTCGACCTCGTCGAGAAGGGTGAGGCGAAGAGGCTGCTCTTCGGCCACAAGGGCGCCGTGCTCGTGTCCGCGACGAGCCGCGAGACGACACGCGCGTTGCTCGCGACGATCGCCGATCGACTGAAGGATCGCTGGGAGCAGGCGAGGACGGTGCCGGCCTACGACGTGGAGGAGGACGCGGCGTCGGAGGAAGCTCCGGGCAACGAGGCCGCGGAGGGCGAGTCGGCCGAGCCAGAGGCGACGTCGCTGACCACGCTCGCCGAGCTCACGTCGGGGAAGCGATACCGGCGGACGACGCTGCGGGTTTGA
- a CDS encoding homoserine kinase, with protein MGVFTALSLEEARALGARFGLVVTGARGLDAGSVNTSYELTIEGGSRVFLRIYEGASAGVAAQEARLLVHLATHGVPTPAPLPLACTSGSFVAEHAGKPAIVLPWIDGASICQRGVTDAHARAVGEALARVHLAGASFAEPLVTRFGPADLAARLASLHERTDVPGHVRVVLPELDRRLERLSSPSDLGPTVPVIHADLFRDNVLFQGGALAAVLDFESASSGSAAFDLMVTVLAWCFGDELDRGLARALASGYSAVRALSDDERAALLDAALFAALRFTITRITDYELRPRGRSMFRDYRRFLARAAAIDALSARGLVEMLDV; from the coding sequence ATGGGTGTTTTCACGGCACTGTCGCTCGAGGAGGCCCGGGCGCTCGGCGCGCGCTTCGGCCTCGTGGTCACGGGCGCGCGTGGGCTCGACGCGGGCAGCGTGAACACGAGCTACGAGCTCACGATCGAAGGCGGGAGCCGGGTCTTTTTGCGGATCTACGAGGGCGCGAGCGCGGGCGTCGCCGCGCAGGAGGCGCGCCTGCTCGTGCACCTCGCCACGCACGGCGTGCCCACGCCCGCGCCCTTGCCCCTCGCCTGCACGAGCGGGTCGTTCGTGGCCGAGCACGCGGGCAAACCCGCGATCGTCTTGCCGTGGATCGACGGAGCGTCCATCTGCCAGCGCGGCGTGACCGACGCGCACGCGCGCGCCGTCGGGGAGGCGCTCGCGCGTGTGCACCTCGCAGGCGCGAGCTTCGCCGAGCCGCTCGTCACGCGCTTCGGCCCCGCGGACCTCGCGGCGCGGCTCGCGAGCCTGCACGAACGAACGGACGTCCCGGGGCACGTCCGCGTGGTCCTCCCCGAGCTCGATCGTCGGCTCGAACGTCTCTCTTCGCCGTCGGACCTCGGCCCGACCGTGCCCGTGATTCACGCCGATCTGTTCCGGGACAACGTGCTTTTCCAGGGCGGCGCGCTCGCCGCGGTCCTCGATTTCGAGAGCGCGTCGAGCGGCTCGGCCGCGTTCGACCTCATGGTCACGGTGCTCGCGTGGTGCTTCGGCGACGAGCTCGATCGAGGCCTCGCGCGCGCGCTCGCGTCCGGATATTCCGCGGTCCGCGCCCTCTCGGACGACGAGCGAGCGGCGCTCCTCGACGCCGCGCTCTTCGCGGCGCTTCGTTTCACGATCACGCGCATCACGGACTACGAGCTGCGCCCGCGTGGACGATCGATGTTCAGGGATTACCGTCGCTTCTTGGCGCGCGCCGCGGCGATCGATGCGCTCTCCGCGCGTGGGCTCGTCGAGATGCTCGATGTGTGA
- a CDS encoding M48 family metallopeptidase has product MAQVGTLDFKGFIEDRKEKRAGGVDGGGHAYAYVSDRNTRAAFDKMKPVELAVAASVRFFKAVGKSDLLGHAVKVGPNQFPRVHGIAAECAQTLGITTPTVYIVNDPRMNAATYGTNDDSFIMVHSALVDHFSDEDLRNVIGHECGHIHNSHVVYLTAMHYLKVMASRWLGPLVEPAMIALSSWSRRAEVTCDRAGLLCCKSLDVATRTFAKLALGSTKLYAELNMDAFLAQYEEGKDGVGRYRELMASHPYLPKRVMALRTFAESELYKKHVGQEGPGLTMEEVDEKVHEIIKVVG; this is encoded by the coding sequence ATGGCACAAGTGGGGACGCTCGATTTCAAGGGCTTCATCGAGGACCGCAAGGAGAAGCGCGCCGGCGGCGTGGACGGGGGTGGACACGCGTATGCGTACGTCTCCGATCGGAACACGCGCGCCGCGTTCGACAAGATGAAGCCGGTCGAGCTGGCCGTCGCCGCCTCGGTCCGGTTCTTCAAGGCCGTCGGCAAGAGCGACCTGCTCGGCCACGCGGTGAAGGTCGGGCCGAACCAGTTCCCGCGCGTGCACGGCATCGCCGCCGAGTGCGCGCAGACGCTCGGCATCACGACGCCCACCGTCTACATCGTCAACGACCCGCGCATGAACGCCGCGACGTACGGGACGAACGACGACTCGTTCATCATGGTCCACTCGGCGCTCGTCGATCACTTCTCCGACGAGGATCTGCGCAACGTCATCGGCCACGAGTGCGGCCACATCCACAACAGCCACGTCGTGTACCTGACGGCGATGCACTACCTGAAGGTCATGGCGTCGCGCTGGCTCGGCCCGCTGGTCGAGCCGGCGATGATCGCGCTCTCGAGCTGGTCGCGCCGCGCCGAGGTGACGTGTGATCGCGCGGGGCTGCTCTGCTGCAAGAGCCTCGACGTCGCCACGCGGACCTTCGCGAAGCTCGCGCTCGGATCCACGAAGCTTTATGCCGAGCTCAACATGGACGCGTTCCTCGCGCAGTACGAGGAGGGCAAGGACGGCGTGGGTCGCTACCGCGAGCTGATGGCGAGCCACCCCTACCTGCCGAAGCGCGTGATGGCCCTGCGCACGTTCGCCGAGAGCGAGCTCTACAAGAAGCACGTCGGCCAGGAAGGCCCCGGCCTCACGATGGAAGAGGTCGACGAGAAGGTGCACGAAATCATCAAGGTGGTTGGGTAG